TCGTATTCACAATAAATCTTGCCTTCTGCTTCGGAAACATAACTTTTAATCCAAACAACTTCCGGCATACCTGCCAGCACTTCCTTTGATCTAAGAGAAGCCGCCTGCCAGGCATCCCTTGTTAAACCTGGAACGCTTCGTTCAATGATGTATCTAGGCACGATTTCCTCCTTGCGTATGATTCACCGCGCGCTGTAATTCTTTCCACGCATCTTTTAATTTTTGATCGCCAAAGTCAGCCACCATCTTTTCCGCTTCTACCATATAGTCTTCGGATCTGGCTTCCACGCTGCCCAA
The DNA window shown above is from bacterium and carries:
- a CDS encoding DUF4242 domain-containing protein; this translates as MPRYIIERSVPGLTRDAWQAASLRSKEVLAGMPEVVWIKSYVSEAEGKIYCEYDAPNPEAVREHARRAGLPADKISLLTLEINPDMFP